Proteins encoded together in one Triticum dicoccoides isolate Atlit2015 ecotype Zavitan chromosome 7B, WEW_v2.0, whole genome shotgun sequence window:
- the LOC119341379 gene encoding protein DETOXIFICATION 33-like, translating to MASCAGGGDEPLTEALLARAGSGDKDDLEEIHSVSAFLRCAAEENRRLWHLAGPAIFTSLAQYSLGAITQVAAGHLTTLELDAVSTENSVVAGLAFGIMYGMGSALETLCGQAYGAKKLPMLGVYLQRSWLLLTATAVCMLPLYLFATPILRFFHQDDQIAVMAGRFSLYMIPQLFAYALNFPIQKFLQAQSKLMAMAAVSAAALVFHVALTWFLVVPMRMDLVGLAVALNASWWFVVLGQLAYIVMGYCPGAWNGFQFDSLAFTELFSFARLSIGSAIMICLEFWFYMFLIVIVGNLPNAQVAVAAVSICTNLFGWQIMVFFGFNAAISVRVSNELGAGRPRAARFAIAVVLMSSVAIGVAFFVAVLLLRDVYGAPFTESPEVVHAVASLGVVFAFTLLLNSVQPVLSGVAVGAGWQWLVAYINLGCYYGVGIPVGYMIAFPLRRGIQGMWGGMLTGVGLQTVILIAITMRTNWNKEASEASSRIRQWGGGGDGASPRIPDSF from the exons ATGGCTTCTTGTGCTGGCGGTGGTGACGAGCCGCTGAcggaggcgctgctagcgagggcggGCAGCGGCGACAAGGATGACCTGGAGGAGATCCACAGCGTGTCGGCGTTCCTACGGTGCGCGGCGGAGGAGAACCGGCGGCTGTGGCACCTGGCCGGGCCGGCCATCTTCACGTCGCTGGCGCAGTACTCGCTGGGCGCCATCACGCAGgtcgccgccggccacctcaccACGCTCGAGCTGGACGCCGTCTCCACCGAGAACTCCGTCGTCGCCGGCCTCGCCTTCGGGATCATGTACGGCATGGGGAGCGCGCTGGAGACGCTGTGCGGGCAGGCCTACGGCGCCAAGAAGCTCCCCATGCTCGGCGTCTACCTGCAGCGCTCCTGGCTGCTGCTCACCGCCACGGCCGTCTGCATGCTCCCGCTCTACCTCTTCGCCACCCCGATCCTGAGGTTCTTCCACCAGGACGACCAGATCGCCGTCATGGCCGGGCGGTTCTCGCTCTACATGATCCCGCAGCTCTTCGCCTACGCGCTCAACTTCCCCATCCAGAAGTTCCTGCAGGCGCAGAGCAAGCTGATGGCCATGGCGGCGGTGTCCGCGGCGGCGCTGGTGTTCCACGTCGCGCTCACCTGGTTCCTCGTGGTGCCCATGCGGATGGACCTCGTTGGCCTCGCCGTCGCGCTTAACGCGTCGTGGTGGTTCGTCGTGCTCGGCCAGCTCGCCTACATCGTCATGGGTTACTGCCCCGGCGCCTGGAACGGCTTCCAGTTCGACTCCCTCGCCTTCACCGAGCTCTTCAGCTTCGCCCGCCTCTCCATCGGCTCAGCAATCATGATCTG CTTGGAGTTCTGGTTCTACATGTTCCTTATTGTGATCGTGGGCAATCTTCCCAACGctcaggttgccgtcgccgcagtctCCATCTG CACCAACCTGTTCGGGTGGCAGATCATGGTGTTCTTCGGATTCAATGCAGCCATCAG CGTGAGGGTGTCGAACGAGCTGGGCGCGGggcggccgcgggcggcgaggtTCGCGATCGCGGTGGTGCTCATGTCGTCCGTGGCCATCGgagtggccttcttcgtggccgtGCTGCTCCTCCGGGACGTCTACGGCGCGCCCTTCACGGAGAGCCCCGAGGTGGTGCACGCCGTGGCCAGCCTGGGCGTGGTCTTCGCCTTCACGCTCCTGCTCAACAGCGTCCAGCCCGTGCTGTCCGGCGTGGCCGTCGGGGCCGGGTGGCAGTGGCTGGTGGCGTACATCAACCTCGGGTGCTACTACGGGGTCGGCATCCCGGTCGGGTACATGATCGCCTTCCCGCTGCGCCGCGGGATTCAG GGGATGTGGGGCGGCATGCTCACCGGGGTGGGTCTGCAGACCGTGATCCTGATCGCGATCACGATGCGCACCAACTGGAACAAGGAG GCAAGCGAGGCGAGCTCCAGGATACGGCAgtggggtggtggtggtgatggtgcaTCGCCCAGGATCCCGGACAGCTTCTAG